From Marivirga harenae, one genomic window encodes:
- the mnmA gene encoding tRNA 2-thiouridine(34) synthase MnmA yields the protein MSKKGRVLVAMSGGIDSSLAAVLLHEQGYEVIGMTMKTWDYASSGSSKKETGCCSLDSINDARNLAVNLGFPHYILDIREEFGDYVIDHFTDEYLAGRTPNPCVLCNTHIKWDSLLRRADKLGCDYIATGHYAKVREENDRFVISRGKDLNKDQSYALWGVSQESLSRTILPLGDLTKPEIRKMAEDKGFYELVNKSESYEICFVPDNDYRGFLKRRVEGLEEEVKGGEFVLEDGTVVGTHEGYPFYTVGQRKGLGIALGYPVYVTEIQKDKNRVVLGTFDELSRDGMYVKNLVMSKYTALNDRLDTVTKVRYNDDGAPAVIEQVGDTMKVFFGNGIPAIAPGQAAVFYEGDDVIGGGWIHSSFNQQKIKNEALSNSI from the coding sequence ATGAGCAAAAAAGGAAGAGTATTAGTAGCCATGAGCGGTGGAATAGACAGCTCATTGGCAGCCGTTCTATTGCACGAACAAGGCTATGAGGTCATTGGCATGACAATGAAAACATGGGATTACGCCTCATCTGGCAGTTCCAAAAAAGAAACGGGTTGTTGCAGCTTGGATTCCATCAATGATGCCCGAAACTTAGCAGTTAATTTGGGTTTCCCACACTACATTTTGGATATCCGGGAGGAATTTGGTGATTACGTAATCGATCATTTTACCGATGAATATTTGGCTGGAAGAACCCCTAATCCCTGTGTTTTATGCAATACCCATATTAAATGGGATTCATTATTACGAAGGGCAGACAAATTAGGCTGTGACTATATTGCTACTGGACATTATGCCAAAGTAAGAGAGGAAAACGACAGGTTTGTTATTTCCAGAGGGAAGGATTTGAATAAAGATCAATCTTACGCACTTTGGGGAGTTTCTCAGGAAAGTTTAAGCCGAACAATCTTACCATTAGGGGATTTAACAAAGCCAGAAATTCGTAAAATGGCAGAAGATAAGGGCTTTTACGAATTAGTAAATAAATCTGAGTCTTACGAAATCTGTTTTGTTCCTGACAATGATTACAGAGGATTTTTAAAAAGAAGAGTAGAAGGATTGGAAGAAGAAGTGAAAGGGGGAGAATTTGTTCTTGAGGATGGAACTGTAGTAGGGACTCATGAGGGATATCCGTTCTATACTGTCGGTCAAAGAAAAGGTTTGGGAATTGCATTAGGATATCCAGTTTATGTAACTGAAATTCAAAAAGATAAAAATAGAGTAGTTCTAGGTACTTTTGATGAACTTTCCAGAGATGGAATGTATGTTAAAAACCTAGTGATGAGTAAATATACTGCACTTAACGACCGCCTTGACACGGTAACTAAAGTTAGATACAATGATGACGGTGCTCCTGCTGTAATTGAACAAGTAGGGGACACCATGAAAGTATTCTTTGGCAATGGAATTCCTGCAATTGCACCAGGCCAAGCTGCAGTTTTCTACGAAGGAGATGATGTGATAGGCGGAGGTTGGATTCATTCGTCATTTAATCAGCAAAAAATAAAAAATGAGGCTTTATCTAATTCTATTTAG
- a CDS encoding redoxin domain-containing protein produces MTLHSTALAPLFNKKDIFGRQINLEDYKEKKLLIGFFRHAGCPFCNLRVHALTKVHEKLKAKGLEMIFFFESKESVLLRSTFHKEVSPIPLISDPDKEIYAKYGLEESKKISRNSHITSFIQTAIKAKFTGVPMNMPEEQESLNTIPAEFLVDKGLRLKKLHYSKSLTDRLDLDLIEKFADDSSIFEEEYKAVS; encoded by the coding sequence ATGACACTTCATTCTACAGCTTTAGCCCCCTTATTCAATAAAAAAGACATATTTGGTCGTCAGATTAATTTAGAGGATTATAAAGAAAAAAAGTTACTTATTGGATTTTTTAGACATGCCGGTTGTCCGTTTTGTAATTTAAGGGTTCATGCTTTAACTAAAGTACATGAAAAATTAAAAGCAAAAGGACTAGAAATGATATTCTTTTTCGAATCCAAGGAAAGTGTATTATTGCGAAGCACTTTTCATAAAGAGGTCTCACCAATTCCGCTGATATCGGATCCCGATAAAGAAATCTATGCTAAATATGGTCTAGAGGAATCAAAAAAAATATCTAGAAATAGCCACATCACAAGCTTTATTCAAACCGCCATTAAGGCTAAGTTTACAGGTGTCCCTATGAATATGCCTGAAGAGCAGGAGTCTCTAAACACCATTCCTGCCGAATTCTTAGTGGATAAAGGATTGAGACTTAAAAAACTACATTATTCCAAGAGCCTTACTGATAGACTTGATTTAGATCTGATTGAGAAATTTGCTGATGACAGTAGCATTTTTGAAGAAGAATATAAAGCGGTCTCCTAA
- a CDS encoding Nramp family divalent metal transporter has product MLKDLKQLGPGMIVAAAFIGPGTVTTASMAGAGYGYTLLWAMLFSIIATIILQEMTSRLGTQAKMGLGEAIRKKSSSRFLKYLSYFLVISAIVIGNAAYESGNLAGAVMGFENFPQIFGTNILLILIGLIAFTLLFVGKYKYIERFLVLLVSLMGIVFILAALLLQPSLIEIMEGLFIPVIPDKAGLMVVGLIGTTVVPYNLFLHASASKTKWKDGDSLKLSRFDTILSVSLGGIITMAIMISAAVAFKGSPQEIDGISALGHQLDPLLGSWSSHFIAFGFLAAGFSSSITAPLAAAYATSEILDWKHGLKNKKFKMVWAFVLFTGIIIASLGFRPTALILFAQVANGLLLPILAIYLLWIVNDKALMGKHVNSKLINVTGVVVIIVTLILGIKSIIGALGFI; this is encoded by the coding sequence ATGCTAAAAGATTTAAAGCAATTGGGACCAGGAATGATAGTGGCTGCCGCATTTATTGGGCCAGGTACTGTTACAACTGCTAGCATGGCTGGAGCGGGATATGGTTATACACTGCTATGGGCCATGCTTTTTTCTATCATTGCGACAATAATCCTCCAGGAAATGACTTCAAGATTGGGGACGCAAGCAAAAATGGGGCTAGGTGAAGCCATTCGCAAAAAGTCCTCAAGTAGATTCCTAAAATATTTAAGTTATTTTCTGGTAATCAGCGCCATTGTGATTGGAAATGCGGCATATGAATCAGGGAATTTGGCTGGCGCAGTCATGGGCTTTGAGAACTTTCCTCAAATTTTTGGAACCAATATATTGTTAATCTTGATTGGTCTTATCGCCTTTACACTATTATTTGTAGGCAAATACAAATATATTGAGCGATTTTTAGTTCTTTTAGTAAGTTTAATGGGAATAGTTTTCATTCTTGCAGCTTTACTATTACAACCCTCTTTAATTGAAATCATGGAAGGCCTTTTTATCCCGGTAATTCCTGATAAAGCAGGATTGATGGTAGTGGGTTTGATTGGCACCACTGTGGTTCCCTACAATTTATTTCTGCATGCATCCGCTAGTAAAACAAAATGGAAAGATGGTGACTCGTTGAAATTATCAAGGTTTGACACTATCCTTTCCGTAAGTTTAGGCGGAATCATTACGATGGCTATAATGATATCAGCTGCCGTAGCATTTAAAGGAAGCCCTCAAGAAATTGATGGGATCAGTGCTCTGGGGCATCAACTCGATCCACTTTTAGGAAGTTGGTCATCTCATTTTATTGCTTTCGGATTTTTAGCCGCTGGATTTTCTTCAAGTATAACAGCACCATTAGCGGCAGCATATGCCACATCAGAGATATTGGATTGGAAACATGGATTAAAAAACAAAAAATTTAAAATGGTGTGGGCTTTTGTACTTTTTACAGGTATCATAATTGCTTCACTAGGTTTCCGTCCAACTGCCTTAATTTTATTTGCACAAGTAGCCAATGGATTACTTCTCCCAATTCTGGCCATCTATCTTTTATGGATTGTCAATGACAAGGCGCTCATGGGAAAACATGTGAATTCAAAACTCATAAATGTTACTGGCGTTGTGGTTATTATTGTGACTTTAATTTTGGGAATAAAAAGTATAATTGGTGCATTGGGATTTATATAA